CCTCCTCAATCCATTGATCATCACTAGTCTTGATTCTATGAATAGTCAGCCTCCTTCTCTTTCTGGTGACAGCTGTATGAAAAAAACTTGTGTTTAGATCTCCTTCTTTGGCCCATTGTATGTTAGCCTTTTGTTTCCAGTATGCCTCTTGAATCTTGAAGTGTCTGGTAAGCAGAGCTTTCTTTCCGTTTAAAGTATACCTCATCAATTCATTGTTATTCAAGAGATATTGTTCCTCTAGTTGCTCAACTTCCTGTTCCAATTCATTAGTGCCAGCAAAGATATCTCCAAGCACTTCCTTAGACCACTAGGAGAGTTTAGAGCTGGTTCTCCTTAGTTTTTGATGGAAGATCCAAAACAGATTACCAGTCACCTCGATATTTCATGCTTCTTTAAtatctttatattcttattgacTGGTCCACAAGTTGAGGAACTTAAAGAATCTCATACGTGGCTTCTCGACTTTAGAAATCCTAAACCAGATGGGGGGGTCAGAGTTAACTCTAGGGAGATAGTTACTGATGAATTGGAGTATTTAGAAGCCCAGAGGTGTTTAACTAACACCCTATCAAGCCTCTTCCAAATTCTCTTATTCGGGGCCCAGTCATTGCACCATGTGAATTAGGAGCCATAGAAATTCATATCTACAAGATCACAATCCAGGATGCAATTAATAAAAGAAAGGGCTTTTGATGTTTATGAGGAAGGCCTCCCTCTTTCTCTTGGGCTTCGGTAATACAATTGAAGTCTCCTGCCACGCACCAGGGAATAATGGCAGAAGAGATTCTCCTAAGATCATCCCATAGTGGAACTCTCAAGTCAGACTTGGTTTTAGCATAAACAATGGAAATCAAAAGTTCTTCATCACTGCTTAGTTTGATGGAACATGTTAGGACCTGCTCTTGATTGTCCATAATAGTGCAGTCCATGTCATCCTCACACATGATCCATATCTTGTTGTTAATATTGCAGAGAGCATGTGTAAAACCTAGCATTCTTTTGTATTTTTCGAAGCTTCTCACAACATACAAAAGGCTCAAGAATAGCAATAAAAGAGATTTTGTTTTTAAGTTTCAATAACTTTAATCTTTCAAAGGCATTTTTAATGCCTCTAATGTTCCATATGAGTGTACTAATCATGAGAAAGATTGGGCAGGGGTGATGAGATTAGCTCTTGATCTTGTTAGAGGGGCATTACCTCCTCCTCTACTTTTTCCTCTCTTGTCCTTGTCCCCTTGGTGATAGGTTGTGGTTCCCTGTTATTTCCTCAAATTCCCGTGAGACATTGGGGTCAGATAACATATGAGGACTAAATGTATTAATGAGTTTCTCAGTAGTATCATCATCATCCTTTCCACTGCCTATTTCAGTGCCATCATCCTCACTTTCTTCACTAGAAGTATTCCCATTGATACTTTCATATTCTTCATTATCATCATCAGATACGGCTTCATTTCCAATATCAGGAGGGACATAGCTTAATGGGGGGTACTGCTTTGAATAGGATCATGTTGGGGATTAGATTGAATAACTTGTAACTTGTCTTTAGCTATGAATTTAAGAGGTTGGCTATGTGTTTCGTTATCTCCTTTGTTCTCAGGAGATTCAGGAACAAATGAGGTAGACAGTTGAGGGGTATTATCCTTAGTATCCATGTTGTCTCGTGAAAGGTCCTAAGCATCTTGTGGTTGAGAGGGATTGCCTAGCAAAATATTTCCACGAGGGGTTGATTCTTGGTCTTTTTGTGGATAACATGTTTGAGCTGAGGTTATGGATTTTTGGGAATGTTGACTAATAGTGTAGTCCTAAAATAAAACATTATCGAGATACGGAAAAGATGAGTGAAAATTGCATAAtactagaaataaaaaaaataaggtcAATATGTGTTTTTTCAAGTTCTTCTATTCCATAAAACATTcataattgtaaaaaaaaaaaaagattctctATTGACTGGTATCTTTATTTCACAttatattttattcataaaatctaTACCTACAAAATTTGCTAATCGGTTGTTATGTAGAAAGGAAATTAGTTGAACTTAATCCAAAACTTGAGATAATGAGTGTAAACCGAAAAAGGATTCATAAGTAGTTGTTAATGGAGTCGAGGTTAATAAATTCTGAGGTGTCGATATTAATTTATGCCGATCTTTCTTGAATCAACAAACAAATTAATTGATAAATACATTTCCAATAATGAAAtaaatcaagaagatattaataaaaaaattcactttatttCAACTATAAAAAAGTCACTTTATAATATTAGTAAGAAAAATTCACTGTCACTTGTACAGTCCTCTAACATAGTAAATGAGCCATATCCATCTTGGCTTCAAAGTCTGATTCTGAAgtaagggtggcatgtgggccgatTAGGACtgggaccggcccaggaccgcaagTCCACATAGGcggtgggcctaaacggtcctaaccggATAGGACCGGGACCGTGAGGTGGTGGGCTGGGTAGTGGGCCGGTCTCATAGGGGAGGCCCGCGAGACCAGAACCGTTTAGGACCGGGACCAGCTcagaagtgggccggttcaagcggtcctaaacgggcccaacggataattaaaaaaaaattgaccgtttggccatttaaaaactagccgtttggtctgccaaaatagtcgttggctatttgcaaaatagccatttaaccccccaaattttgttttaaccccaaactttttataattacactttttccctattttcaactataaataccccctcattctttcatttttctcacaaaatcatcaatctctctctaatattcttctataattgcttacttaattgttacaatttgtgcaaaattgtgaagttggtgaattgaagtcttcaagtcttcaacgataattatttttcaacaagttgttcgtcaattcggtaaactcgttccaactcttaagttttaatattatagttttgtttgttttatttattttgcttgattaattaatatgGCTTATtccctaaaaaaaatatttagtaaaaataagggaaaatccaagagtggtgaatctagtggccaatctgttcctcctccacttcccccggctccccggccgaaacctgttacccgtcctacacctcctattcttgatagcgataatagtttattacaatttatcgagagtcaattttgccataatattgcacccggtgaacaattaaaccatgaatatatgaatgctctttatggtaatccaactattgatgaaaatgatgatgaagaaatagattttgatgaaacgcaaccggatgacgatacacaactaataataatccaaatgatccCCCGTCTAACCCTcctgttactgcccctactttttctagacaaccttctaaacgggcagaaacatctcttgtttggccattttttactcaactaagagaaaaaaatagggctaagtgtaaaacttgtggcaaagagttagtttttaaatatgttggaagtcgggggggacgggaagtttgactagacacatattgctacaccctcaagataaagctagatattttcgtatgaaagctttggccgaggggacaagtgcacctagtcaggctgaccttagtaccgggtcaaatcaatttcaaccgggaattaacactgttaccggtggtattttatattatgatccaaaaaaagatcgggaagaattggcaaaaatggttactgttatgtgcttaccctatagttttccttctaaccctcactttgtgcattatattagaaaagtttataatcctacttataaagatTTTCCTCGCACAAGCGTAAAGAGtgaatatttataaatataaacatgaatatgaacaatatttgcgctatttatttactcatataaattgtcgtgttgctattacaactgatattggtagaagtggtaatgactgtgattaccttactgttaccagtcattggattgatgaggattggataatgcaaaagcgcattatttcttatagaataattaattcacatcacacatggcagtttatttctagcacgattacggatatttataaatatttttgcattagtgataaaataatgtcagtttcaatggataatgctactagtaacacaaatgatgtagccttgcttaccactacactaagtccttcatttagtaacatttttcatgttagatgtatttgtcatatttaccatttaattgtgggtgatggtatgcgaattttaaatgttgaaattgaaaaggttaaaatggctcttaattggcttttttattcaaaccgtagaagtagacttagagaatattttaaaagatgcgatgaatttggcctaagagaaagaaaagttcctaaaccttgtccaactagatggaattacatgtatgaaagtttagttgttgcatatgaatatagaaaccccataaactcaacgtttaatgctcatgtaagtgatgatgatgagcaccttacaaatgcggattgggctaatgttaaaatgcttgtagattttttagaaaaattttatctttttatatactttaagctatacatatagtataatatatatatatatatatatatatatatatatatatatatatatatatatatatatatatatatacacacacacacacacacacacacacacacacacacacacacacacacacacacacacatatatcttatatactatgtatatatagtatatatatatatatatatatatatatatatatatattaagatgtatatatagtatataaatcgaatattaatgtataaatcttaagatgtatatatagtaaatcgaatatagcttatatatcttaagatgtatatatagtatagtatagtatatatattataacgcattgctttgaatatctctttacaatatttttgtctttaaatttgaattaaaaaatttaggtgacaattctataatataatttactagaaattgccttagatatttttattaccatttttttcctctaacttgtataaaaataatttaaaaaatagaaagtataTGTTGGGCCCACTTGGGCCcgcttaggcccgggaccggcccacttaacacgggaccgttagttcgtggtcccggtcccgattccaacaagaagcccgcgaagcccgggaccgcttaggaccggcccacttaggaccggcccacttaggaccagGCCCGACCCACATGCCACCCCTATTCTAAAGAGAGACACTGACCCTAGTCATCGTTATACTCATTATTAAATTTGTTGAAGAGACGAAATATAACCAAGGTATGTCTTTTTTATCAGAGGTTGAATCGGTCATCAGAAGAAGAATTAGGCCAAAAATTAGGATACACTCTGGGAAAATCAAACTTCCATCGAAGAGAAGCAAATGAAAGgctttcataaaattaaaaaggATAACTCGGTGCACAAAACATCTCGCATTAACGCAGGATTCAAGAAAGGGCCGCATTCTTAGGGGTGTAATATAGACAGACTGCCCTAATGCATTTAATAAGTGGTTGCTTCCACTTCCTGAACTCGTAACCTCTGGGTCACATGGAGACACATATGCAATCTGCATATAAAATGCCACACAACCTAGATTCTGGATTTATACTACTGAAAATAAGACAAATTATGAATCAGTCCCCATTTCCTAAAGTTTATGACTGCTTAAGAAAATAAAGCTAAAGTCTCACATGACCTCAATGCTTAGAAATATTTGCAATTTATAATGATCACAACAACTAAAACATTAAGGATGAAACACTGGGATtcgaaacaacaacaataacaaaccaaGTGTAATCCCATAAATGAGgtagagtagtgtgtacgcagcctTAGAAAGGTTTTTTTTAATAGACCTTCGGCTCAAGAGAAGCATAGTCACAacatttgttaaaaagaaaataatagtgTATAAACCATGGAAAGGAAACAGTAACACGAAACAGTACCAACAAGATGATGATAAACCTGCTGAAACACATGATAAAGAGTCACACTATTATCATAATTAAACTGTCCACATTGATAAACTATCAAGATGTAAACATTGGAATTTCCCATTTGAAACAACATAGTGTAAGCAACagcattgttggaagaactagatCAAATCAGAAAACAAAAGGACAGCAAAGGGAAAAAAAGAACACATTGTTGTATTCACTGCCTACTTGAACCTAAGCATAGTAAGAACCAAAATGGATACACTTTGTCCAAAATTTCTACAGAACATATAACATTTTGGTTGTGAGCCTATGACTCAATACTTACGCCAATTTCTATCTAGAAAAACCTTTTGAAATCCCACCCTTTCACTTTTtctccttcattttcttttcaattttccaTAGCTAGAACAATTCCACTTTCTTCTTATCACCATGCTTCTGACCCTTATTCAATTTTTCCTCGTCGCGTTTGgctccttcaaatcttcaatcttGGAATCAGGCAAATCCTCAAAAACAGGCAATGCCAATGAATCCGAAAACTTCAAATGAAAAGCTCTAACACCACCCAATTTCTTAGGAACAAACTCAGCAATTCCTTCAATAGCAGCCAAAACATTTTCCATAACTTCACCACTCTCCATCCCTCCCCTCCCAACCTTCAAAACACTACATGTCCCATTCCCCAAACACAACAAACTCGACGCGCAAGCTCTTTCTATCTCCTCTTTCCAACTACTATTCCCCCTTAAATCTACTGGCACAGGTAccttcctcttcttcttgtaAAATTGCTTCCCTAATAAACCTGGAAGCAAATGTACCACTCTTTTATCAGTCAAAAACAACTCATATGAACCATACAACTCCCTTTTCGCCTCAAAAGACTTGTACTCAGCCTTCaactttgaaaatttcaaaacttTAGTTATTGGTATTCCTTCAGCTTTAATCTTTTTTTGCACTGTTTCAACATCAAGTTTGGATTTTGACAAATGGGGTTTGTTCTTTTGCATTGTTTTAGCATAAAGATTGGATTTTGACAACTGGGGTTTGTTCTTTTGCATTGTTTCAGTATAAATATTGGATTTTGAGTTAAGGGGTTTTTTGGGTCTGTCGTCAATGATGAGACAAATATTGGAGAAGGATTCAAGGGGGTGGAAAAGGGGGTGGGGGAGGGGGATTTTGTGGGGGGTGGTGAGTTCTTTTGGTGGGATTTTCTTGAGAGTTAACATAAGATAAATGAAATTTTCTTCTAATACCTCTgcttctgtttcttcttcttgttctgctGTTTCATCTGATAGTAAAGATTGGTTTTTGGATTGAAGTTTCTTCCATTTGAGAAGAGCATTTACTGCCTTGAGCACTTGGGCTTCGTTAATTTTCGCCATTGTTGCTGAGTTGAGGAATTAGGGAATGGTGACGGCGACTAGAAAATTTGTAGGGATGGTGTTTAGGAAAAAGGGTTATTTACATTTTTGGTTCATAAGGTTTAGAAGTGGTACGAATGTTGGCTTAAATTTAAAAGATTTTGCCTATAATATCCTAAAcaattttaatttctaaaaagggaaaaaagtttttaaaaagtGTTCAACTTGAAGGAAATTATCATCATCTATGTATCTTGACCTCATTTACGGATATTCACTATTTCACGTAGTGCTAGTATAAAAGTATAAGGTATAAATACATTTTCCTTTTATGGAGTTTTAgtgtattttaaaattttgatagAAAATAGCAAGCTCAAGTCAAAATACCAAAGCTAAGTCATGCAAATTGGAAATAATAATGTTGAATATAACATTTTTCAAAAGTAACATTTATGCATGTAGATATTAATAAGTGTAAaactaatagcatgtttggccaaacttctaaaatcagcttattttgataagtgtttttttcaaaattacttttcaaaaaagtatttttggtgataagtagtttgtgtttggctaattaatttgaaaagtacttttgagcagtaattagtatttgaccacacttttaaaaactgcttctaaatGTATCTTTGTCAAAAGTGtttctcagaaaagtgcttttgaagataaactatttttttctacttatcaaaaattatttttgctccctctcaaaagcattttttttccttctaaaagcttagctaaacacctcaatttttgaaaaaaatacttttggccaaaaaagaaAGCGTGGTCAAACATGctataattaataattttagtAACACATATTTTGTAGAGTTGCATAACATTTAAAATTGTTCGCACTCATACGTCAATATCAAATTAGAAATTTATATATAgcaaaaacaaattaaattaagaaCGCATAATTCATCTAATCAATTGagaaaatatttaacaaacaaaATGATATGATCATTCTCAACAAAATTCAAACTGCAGCTTGTAtttacaacaataacaaacctAGTATAACCTTATAAGTGGAGTATGGGGAACAATAGTGTGTATGTAGAccttattcatgccttgaaggcAAAAAGACTGGTTCCGATAGACTCTCgacttaaataaaaataaaaattacaacttatacttaattaattaaaatcgtATCATTTCATGGTTAAGTTATAGATATTTATATAAATGAACTACATATTTTTCACAATtaatttaatataattattaaataagtacTCCCTTTGTCCTAATTTATATAAAAGGGATCGGAGTACAAGAATCAATATTCTTGATTTTCGAAATGAATTCAAgtcataaattttaaaataaaattttatatttaaaaactacataaaataaaaaataagttaaTAATTGTTGATACAAGAAGTTTGCTCTTACCATTCCTTTTCCGCAAACTGTAGAGAGGTCTCAGTATCAGACTAGTCGAAGTCTCGAACGCCGTCATCAAGCAACTAAAATGAGTTTCGGAGCCCTGAGATCCATAATCCGACCCGTTTCTAGAGCTCTTCTATCTACCCGAACCGCATCCGCTTTTCAACCGGTGCCGCCCTTCTCGGCGACCACCGCCTCTTCGGCACCGGAGCTCCGTCATTTATTATTCAACAATCTCCGCCCTAAACTTCCATGGATTCCACCGTCCAGTGCTTTCCACAGCTTAACGGACACTCGCTTCCCGAAGCGAAGACCCAGTCTCAAGCCTCGCCGTAAAAGAGCTAGCTTGAAACCCCCAGGTTAATGATTTTCATTTTCCTGTTGTAATTAATTACTACTCTTTATAGTTTGATTTTAAAACCTAGGGGTTTGGACTAGGGTTTAAGATTTTATGCCATTTTCGTATTTGGGCATTTCATTCTGCAAATtatgatgtttttgtttgcttttAGTATAAACGAAAATCTCTTACTCCATAGAAGAAATGTTAAAAAGTTAAATCATAAATTAAGGTGAGAATGTGTATTAATTAAAGTACTTACCCGATAGAAAGTTCTTCCATAGAAAATTTTAGCTTGGGGAATCATTTCCTAATGTTTGGTTGGGATTTTAATCGTATAAGGTGGAGGATGGGACATGTGGATGGGGTTTTGatgatatttttgaatattaaggggtcgtttggtttgaatagaGCTTATGCCGCGATAAGTGATGCTGGGTTAAGTTATGTTAGGATTAGTTATGTTGAGATTAGTTATCATGGTATTGttttttatccattgtttggtatgttgtattaaaaatgacaattgcataatttctaagaagaaggtataagttatcccggcacTAATTACCCCACGCTctacaaggtataagttatcccggtactAATTTTAATCTCAGGATAACTTATAccaggtttgctaaccaaacaaagtattaaagtggtattaaatttttataccaacaCTATaacttcttatacctcataccaaacgacccctaaagaCCCCTAAAGGTTCATAACAATGTCTAAGTGTTGGTTGATATAGAGTAAGAGTTGGGATTGTAAAGAAAAATGGCCCCTAGTAGGCAAATTTACTCGGTACTTGTGTTAGTGGGATAGTCAAGGTAGGCAAAAGACTTTCGTCATAAGTTATGGAAGTCACTTCTCTTCTTTTGGTGGAAATTATAGTCCTTAGGAGAAAATATTGTTCAATAGTTCAAACTAACCACATACTTGAAAAAGGAAAACTTTTtccctaaaaatattttttgtcatACCACACTTGGTATGTTTAGGATTTTTATCAGCCTTTGGAttagaaagaatgaaaagaattTAGAAGCgtcttttttcttttggaatttaGGTCCATATGCATGGGTCAAATATGTGCCTGGTGAACCTATAAGTCCAAACAATCCCAATGAAGGAAGTGTCAAGCGAAGGAATGAGAAGAAGAGAATTGGGCAACGAAAGGCGTTTATTTTGGTATGTTGCTACAGATTTTGATTTCATTTATCTTTTCTGAGATGAATCCTCTTTGGTTCTTGAGAAGAAtgctttcttttctctttactttttcattagaataaaaaaaaaagtgtgTTCTTTTCTTGATGAGTAGATAATTGGATTATCTTAAGGTTTGCTGCACATTTAAGCTAAAGTGGTATATTAAacatttaggggtcgtttggtttgaatacggcttatgccgggataagttatgctgggataagttatgctgagattagttatgctgggattaATTATCCTGGTATTGTTTTTTATccactgtttggtatgttgtattaaaaatcacaattgcataatttctaagaagaaggtataagttatcccggcactaattaccccaccctctacaaggtataagttatcccggtactAATTTTAAtctcgggataacttataccaggtttgctaaccaaacaaagtattaaggtggtattaaatttttataccagcactataccttcttatacctcatacgtCAGGAATTGCAGTCACAACAAGCTTTCAAAAACTGGATATTAGCATTGAACTTAATTTGCAAAAGGCCGTTCAAATGCTATTTTTCTGATATATTGATGTGATATTGTGTCTGCTGCGCACACAGCATTGAACAGGTGATCCAtgttgtttttgctattttgacgCGGCACATGTTGGTGTTTTCACGTCTCTATGTCTGAACATGTCTCTTAAGTCACTCTGGCCTGTACCATGAGACCTTAGGGGTATGCCCATTTGAAGTATTTTTGCTTGAATAAACTCCTGCCCCAGATAATCAAATCCAACTTATCCTGCTGCGGAGCTAGTTAttaggacataaaaaataagaaagtGCTTAGCTTATTGCATCAAAAGGCTCTCCTGCTACAAGTTGATCACCCATTCATAAAAAAGCTAAATTGCTATTTTGCATGGTATATATTTTGAATGACAATCAACTGCTCGTTCCTCGATATCTTTGTTGGTGACCATGCATCCAAATTCCATTACTGATACAATCAAATGAGACTATTCAATATTGCCTTGTCTTGGTTCCCTAAAGCTCCCAAAACCTAATATGAAATTCACATTAGCCcaacaaaaactaaaaagaagCAGTATACAAGCATACAATGGTGTATCCAATAAACATAGGAAAGCAAATTGCATCAACTAACTGAATCATCAAATCAAGCCTTATATCTCTCTGCTAGGTTTGGAGACTTTAAGTATCCTAGTAATGATTATATTTTGTAGATAAGCATACAACCAGTTTGAAAGATATAAAGAGCAAGAACACCTTCTTTCCTTGTCAATGCTATCTATTCGATACAGTTATGTAGTAGACCCTCCTTGGTCTGAAGATTTATCACTTGTATGTTAATGGGGTCTACTCTCATGTTCCGGAGACTTATCTGCTTATACAAAACTGTTCTTTCTTTACCGATTTCTCCTCAATGA
The nucleotide sequence above comes from Nicotiana tabacum cultivar K326 chromosome 12, ASM71507v2, whole genome shotgun sequence. Encoded proteins:
- the LOC107793874 gene encoding uncharacterized protein LOC107793874, which codes for MAKINEAQVLKAVNALLKWKKLQSKNQSLLSDETAEQEEETEAEVLEENFIYLMLTLKKIPPKELTTPHKIPLPHPLFHPLESFSNICLIIDDRPKKPLNSKSNIYTETMQKNKPQLSKSNLYAKTMQKNKPHLSKSKLDVETVQKKIKAEGIPITKVLKFSKLKAEYKSFEAKRELYGSYELFLTDKRVVHLLPGLLGKQFYKKKRKVPVPVDLRGNSSWKEEIERACASSLLCLGNGTCSVLKVGRGGMESGEVMENVLAAIEGIAEFVPKKLGGVRAFHLKFSDSLALPVFEDLPDSKIEDLKEPNATRKN
- the LOC107793873 gene encoding uncharacterized protein LOC107793873, which produces MSFGALRSIIRPVSRALLSTRTASAFQPVPPFSATTASSAPELRHLLFNNLRPKLPWIPPSSAFHSLTDTRFPKRRPSLKPRRKRASLKPPGPYAWVKYVPGEPISPNNPNEGSVKRRNEKKRIGQRKAFILAEKKKRKAQLQEANRKKMNKRVERKMAAVARDRAWAERLAELKKLEEEKKAAMA